The following are from one region of the Stanieria cyanosphaera PCC 7437 genome:
- a CDS encoding MotA/TolQ/ExbB proton channel family protein — MVLLLNNLLLNVVFVAFIFAVAIWAIWTEIKSVNDYKKELKLTEEATECLKKNQLKQEIPHQEVGEEIRKWLFNHVDGQLESSKFIPRKEDNRFVLLSYPTILSKPVPRSTVYFVPTLLTTLGIFGTFFGISVGISGVNLGELNDASSLLTTSTQLLSGMKTAFFTSLAGLSGAIPLMFIIARQTKQKERNRNQLRKYLSEVAFLETSERLLSRFDHTSSRDAAKTLEEVAKNLKGLSQFHPDAIGNAVKQALASEDSLLVQQLKEIQKLQKIQNEQFNPDSIAQAINQELKLLINPISHKLEKIDHLVKNTTNLPQLTPEAIAIKTKQQLEPHLTKLLANTTNLPQLTPEAIAIKTAEQFRLIITPISQDLGKIREIQETQKQTVELLVQQLRNELIEPVVERLDQSANLTQEASEAVRELKNELGGITQSLAGAVETIQIFQKDTLTELQQFATSLHIILKDFREETKGVLEQVGSEINQAVAQSVAGMEAQRQAFAESANKAAKTFRGIREDLESALSTQAEQQKAMLEGVESQTRQILLETTAAFQDQSNTLKTVGQEASSLMNQAKDNLLGTLSNIDLMLQNTRQTVQQELERFRLDYQAALSEFFTQQNNLLNDTLGQQREGLAQVVVNLQHTFDEEIQKRQEMSEQVNQSLVKIKHTVETVSNLANTFGLTSGERLGQLTELARTIGNEAHRVERAYQNMTNQFNEALTKGNKELFEYLQQAKESYSNNLTELDLAAAQVCQKLDQNSHGLMSVAQYLVAAANELKNGQGSIES; from the coding sequence ATGGTACTTTTGCTCAATAACTTACTACTCAACGTAGTTTTTGTTGCTTTTATTTTTGCCGTCGCAATTTGGGCTATATGGACAGAGATAAAATCTGTTAATGATTATAAAAAAGAGTTGAAATTAACTGAAGAAGCAACCGAATGTCTTAAAAAAAATCAATTAAAACAAGAAATACCACATCAAGAAGTAGGAGAAGAAATTAGAAAATGGTTATTTAATCATGTTGATGGTCAACTTGAAAGCTCAAAATTTATTCCAAGAAAAGAAGATAATCGTTTTGTCTTGTTATCTTATCCAACTATTTTAAGTAAACCAGTACCTCGTAGCACGGTTTATTTTGTACCTACATTACTGACAACTTTGGGTATTTTTGGAACTTTTTTTGGTATTTCTGTTGGTATTTCGGGAGTAAATCTTGGAGAGTTAAATGATGCTTCGTCACTATTAACTACAAGTACTCAATTGCTTTCGGGTATGAAAACTGCTTTCTTTACTTCTTTAGCAGGACTTTCTGGAGCAATACCCTTAATGTTTATTATTGCTCGTCAGACCAAACAAAAAGAAAGAAATCGTAATCAACTGCGAAAATATTTAAGCGAGGTTGCTTTCTTAGAAACTTCCGAACGTCTTCTTTCCCGTTTCGATCATACCTCTAGTCGGGATGCTGCTAAAACACTAGAAGAGGTTGCAAAAAATCTTAAAGGTTTAAGTCAATTTCATCCCGATGCGATTGGCAATGCTGTAAAACAGGCACTTGCTTCAGAAGACAGTCTTTTAGTTCAGCAGTTAAAAGAAATTCAGAAATTACAAAAAATACAGAACGAACAATTTAATCCAGACTCAATTGCTCAAGCAATTAATCAAGAGCTTAAGTTATTAATTAATCCTATTAGTCATAAATTAGAAAAAATCGATCATTTAGTAAAAAATACTACTAATTTACCTCAATTAACCCCAGAAGCGATCGCAATTAAAACAAAACAACAACTCGAACCTCATCTAACTAAGTTACTAGCGAATACTACTAATTTACCTCAATTAACCCCAGAAGCGATCGCAATTAAAACAGCAGAACAATTTCGGTTAATTATCACACCGATTTCTCAAGATTTAGGCAAAATTAGGGAAATACAAGAAACTCAAAAACAAACTGTTGAATTATTAGTTCAACAACTCCGCAATGAATTAATTGAACCAGTTGTTGAGCGGTTAGATCAAAGTGCTAACTTAACTCAAGAAGCTTCTGAAGCTGTTAGAGAACTGAAAAATGAATTAGGCGGTATTACTCAAAGTTTAGCAGGAGCAGTCGAAACGATTCAAATCTTCCAAAAAGACACTCTTACTGAACTTCAACAATTTGCTACTAGCTTACACATTATTCTCAAAGATTTTCGTGAAGAAACTAAAGGTGTTCTAGAGCAAGTGGGTTCAGAAATTAATCAAGCAGTTGCTCAAAGTGTAGCTGGTATGGAAGCACAGAGACAAGCTTTTGCTGAAAGTGCCAATAAAGCAGCTAAAACCTTCCGAGGCATCAGGGAAGACTTGGAATCAGCATTGTCTACTCAAGCGGAACAACAAAAAGCAATGCTAGAAGGAGTTGAGTCTCAGACTAGACAGATTTTATTGGAAACAACCGCAGCTTTCCAAGATCAATCAAATACTTTAAAAACAGTTGGACAAGAAGCTTCTAGTTTAATGAATCAAGCAAAAGATAATCTGCTTGGTACTTTAAGCAATATCGATCTAATGCTGCAAAATACTCGTCAAACTGTACAACAAGAGTTAGAAAGATTCCGCCTCGACTATCAAGCTGCACTGTCAGAATTTTTTACTCAACAAAATAACTTACTCAACGATACTCTAGGTCAACAGCGTGAAGGATTAGCTCAAGTAGTTGTCAATTTACAACATACTTTCGATGAAGAAATTCAGAAACGCCAAGAAATGAGCGAACAAGTCAATCAAAGTTTAGTAAAAATCAAACATACAGTAGAAACGGTTAGTAATCTTGCCAATACCTTTGGATTAACTTCTGGTGAACGTTTAGGTCAATTAACGGAATTGGCACGAACTATTGGAAATGAAGCACATCGGGTAGAAAGAGCTTATCAAAACATGACCAATCAATTCAACGAAGCTCTTACAAAAGGAAATAAAGAGCTATTTGAATATCTTCAGCAAGCTAAGGAATCTTATAGTAACAATCTTACAGAATTAGACCTAGCTGCTGCTCAAGTCTGTCAAAAACTTGACCAAAATTCTCACGGTTTGATGAGTGTAGCGCAATATTTAGTAGCTGCTGCTAATGAACTGAAAAACGGTCAAGGGAGCATTGAATCATGA
- a CDS encoding IS200/IS605 family element transposase accessory protein TnpB, with amino-acid sequence MDNLIIRSDNWDLNPNKEQIQYALDTEKVYRQFARALIGVVYTHWTLIANASSPCAAVEKLIHKTNKNPNPRYQYFTCNFYKFPSYLRRAVIQAAIGQVSSFVIRYRQWLSGDRKRRDANPPKLNAVTNLRTVLYQGQCILFLKNSVKIKLYKGKDWSWETIPVKNTGQRHLLPESKTMSPSMMVTNTGISLSVPFKIKPPQTPKVKKVCSVDLGINTIAVASVVNPNGTVTARKFFNSCAADIDRRDKRLQAIRKKARLTMGKTGKLTKGFCRDIYRKAHNINKQIAHKVSRELINFATTNGAAVIVFEYMTGWKPRGGRRGSTLRQRFHGWLKSSIVSLTTEKYVELGGKTSQVNPRGTSSWAYDGSGKVRRNKKNYALATFASGKKYNADLSASYNIGARYWLKLVRRNRNESGMGQSTQPEQRMPGLLCQLWSEIEAAYVPEGS; translated from the coding sequence ATGGATAATTTAATTATACGGTCAGATAACTGGGATTTAAATCCCAACAAAGAACAAATCCAGTATGCTCTTGATACCGAAAAAGTTTATCGTCAATTTGCCAGAGCATTAATCGGTGTCGTGTATACTCATTGGACTTTAATAGCTAACGCTTCTAGTCCTTGTGCTGCCGTAGAAAAGTTAATCCATAAGACGAACAAAAATCCTAATCCGCGCTATCAGTACTTTACCTGTAACTTCTACAAATTTCCTTCGTACCTTAGACGGGCAGTTATTCAAGCAGCTATTGGACAAGTATCCTCTTTTGTAATTAGATACCGACAATGGCTGTCTGGTGACAGGAAAAGGAGAGATGCTAATCCACCAAAACTAAATGCAGTAACCAATTTGCGTACAGTCTTGTACCAAGGACAATGCATTCTCTTCCTAAAAAACAGCGTAAAAATTAAGTTGTACAAAGGAAAAGATTGGAGTTGGGAGACTATACCTGTTAAAAACACAGGTCAGCGACATTTGCTACCTGAGTCTAAAACAATGTCCCCCAGTATGATGGTTACAAATACTGGTATCTCGCTCTCAGTACCGTTCAAAATTAAACCACCGCAAACACCAAAAGTCAAAAAGGTTTGCTCGGTAGACCTGGGAATTAATACAATAGCAGTGGCTTCAGTCGTAAATCCCAATGGCACTGTGACGGCACGTAAATTCTTTAACTCTTGTGCCGCCGACATAGACCGAAGAGATAAGCGATTGCAAGCCATCCGCAAGAAAGCTCGTTTAACGATGGGTAAAACAGGCAAGTTAACTAAAGGCTTTTGTCGAGACATCTACCGCAAAGCTCATAACATTAACAAGCAAATAGCCCACAAAGTTTCTAGAGAACTAATTAACTTTGCTACTACCAATGGTGCTGCAGTAATCGTCTTCGAGTATATGACAGGATGGAAACCACGAGGAGGTAGACGAGGTTCGACCTTAAGACAGAGATTTCATGGGTGGTTAAAGAGCAGTATCGTTTCTTTAACGACTGAAAAATACGTAGAGCTAGGCGGAAAAACTAGCCAAGTCAATCCTCGTGGTACATCTAGCTGGGCATATGATGGCTCTGGAAAAGTTAGAAGAAACAAAAAGAACTATGCTCTAGCTACATTTGCAAGCGGTAAAAAATATAATGCCGACCTTAGCGCATCGTACAATATCGGTGCTAGGTATTGGCTAAAACTCGTTCGGAGAAATCGCAACGAGTCTGGTATGGGCCAAAGTACCCAGCCAGAACAGAGAATGCCTGGTCTACTCTGCCAATTATGGTCGGAGATAGAAGCCGCTTATGTACCCGAAGGGTCATGA
- a CDS encoding ABC transporter permease, with protein sequence MDWWRKLKHNPLARFGAILLIVFYLVVIFADFVAPYNPYDSQTDGSLLPPTTIYWRTPEGKFLGPHVYPTTLGPTDLDTGDRELKVDWQQPSPLRLFVKGKPYNLFQIRLPLPPQFEEVTIFPGIPLERHLFGAIGAGKINLLGTDEQGRDEFSRIIFGGRISLFIGLVGIIISFPLGMLIGGISGYFGGWSDAILMRLVEVLMTIPGIYLLVALAAVLPAGLSSAQRFLLIVLITSFISWSGLARVIRGQVLSLKEQEFVQAAKAMGANPFYIIVRHVLPQTATYIIISATLAVPGFIVAESVLSLIGLGIQQPDPSWGNLLSLATNASILVLQPWLIWTPALLIILTVLAFNLLGDGLRDALDPRNLQR encoded by the coding sequence ATGGACTGGTGGCGGAAACTCAAACACAATCCTCTTGCTCGTTTTGGAGCAATTTTATTAATAGTTTTTTATCTAGTTGTAATTTTTGCTGATTTTGTTGCGCCTTATAATCCTTATGATTCCCAAACTGATGGTTCTTTACTACCACCGACAACCATTTACTGGCGTACTCCTGAAGGAAAATTTCTTGGTCCTCACGTTTATCCTACCACCTTGGGGCCAACAGATTTAGATACAGGCGATCGCGAGTTAAAAGTAGATTGGCAACAACCTTCACCACTTCGTTTATTTGTCAAAGGTAAACCCTATAACTTATTTCAAATTAGATTACCGTTACCACCTCAATTTGAAGAAGTTACTATCTTTCCAGGTATTCCTCTTGAACGTCATTTATTTGGTGCAATTGGAGCAGGAAAAATCAATCTTTTAGGTACAGATGAACAAGGCAGAGATGAATTTAGTCGCATTATTTTTGGTGGCAGAATTAGTTTATTTATTGGTTTAGTAGGAATTATTATTTCTTTTCCTTTAGGAATGTTGATTGGCGGAATTTCTGGTTATTTTGGGGGTTGGAGTGATGCTATTTTAATGCGTTTGGTAGAAGTATTAATGACTATACCAGGCATATATTTATTAGTAGCTTTAGCAGCAGTTTTACCTGCTGGATTGAGTAGCGCACAGCGTTTTTTATTAATAGTTTTAATAACTTCTTTTATTAGTTGGTCAGGATTAGCTAGAGTAATCCGAGGACAAGTATTATCTTTAAAAGAACAGGAATTTGTTCAAGCAGCTAAAGCAATGGGTGCTAATCCTTTTTATATTATTGTTCGTCATGTTCTTCCCCAAACTGCTACTTATATTATTATTTCTGCTACCTTAGCTGTACCTGGCTTTATTGTTGCCGAATCTGTTCTGAGTTTAATTGGTCTAGGAATTCAACAACCAGATCCTAGTTGGGGCAATTTACTTTCTTTAGCTACTAATGCTTCTATTTTAGTTCTTCAACCTTGGTTAATTTGGACTCCTGCTTTATTAATTATTTTGACAGTATTAGCATTTAATTTATTAGGAGATGGTTTAAGGGATGCCCTCGATCCTCGTAATTTACAAAGATAA
- the tnpA gene encoding IS200/IS605 family transposase has translation MKSSKFARLKTNNHSAYRLFYHLVLSTKYRHKCITGEMLERLEEIFKDLLLKWHCELIEFGGEGDHIHVLFEAVPTVQLADLVKNLKSVSSRRMRNEYAEHLNQYYWKSYFWNRAYCIISVGGRANIQTLLKYIENQDEPARLRPPLTNSSPAVEE, from the coding sequence ATGAAGTCATCTAAATTTGCAAGACTAAAAACTAATAATCATAGTGCTTATCGTCTTTTCTACCATTTAGTGTTGTCTACGAAATATAGGCATAAATGTATTACAGGAGAGATGCTAGAACGGTTAGAAGAAATATTTAAAGACTTACTTTTGAAGTGGCACTGCGAACTAATCGAATTCGGAGGGGAGGGCGACCACATCCACGTCTTGTTTGAAGCGGTGCCGACTGTACAGTTAGCTGACCTAGTTAAAAATTTAAAGTCAGTATCTTCTAGAAGAATGCGAAACGAATATGCAGAGCATTTAAACCAGTACTATTGGAAGTCATACTTCTGGAATCGGGCTTATTGTATTATTTCTGTTGGTGGAAGGGCTAACATACAAACGTTGTTAAAGTATATAGAGAATCAGGACGAACCCGCTAGACTCAGACCACCGCTAACTAACTCTTCACCTGCGGTAGAAGAGTAG
- a CDS encoding EH signature domain-containing protein: MNFHFSQLNLPPLTQVRCEELIKLAGNNINNNFPQPLQIPSCITQSFITQPRSIDEIISDIQHGQIDQITLLEWIYCLYLKQKWDLQNPEQAENTSEAIWQAANDNAWLKHRLFWDLILNYNEENQTLASSLINSFSIFIPKTNSEKVSVQIIDVLSKPFPAPELAKISWQNLLTPRQLLNNYQLPDKIDAVKEAFNYVAIQFTKAKNPSKQQIEWLLNCLKQMSSEQELKTVDYLLINTSPEITHSHPELATWISQNYGSGVINSRWNELSSTAKNALKKWIGAVNYRDFQKLVDVILKKLYLQEYEAKRLRNRKEFWANYSDRFERIRILLPQSSVKVLGNNFADQDISILVEDGSSPTEVCIFDFGEWFIVEFFRGNGSETRLFKNDSIVEKKLFHSHELSVKRLRCLGGEIHDHEFIWQYYCEQWLRKNNIRPNQGTHYFIGLPDRYSKYHSQTGLPEPSFENKQKRSYKLEYWQREINRLEQEAKRFCQDNQIFQSV, from the coding sequence ATGAATTTTCATTTTTCTCAATTAAATTTACCTCCTCTAACTCAAGTTCGTTGCGAAGAATTAATTAAATTAGCAGGAAATAACATTAATAATAATTTTCCTCAACCACTACAAATTCCATCTTGTATTACTCAAAGTTTCATAACTCAACCTCGTAGCATAGACGAAATTATTTCGGACATTCAACATGGTCAAATTGACCAAATAACTTTACTGGAGTGGATTTATTGCCTTTATCTCAAACAGAAATGGGATCTACAAAATCCAGAACAAGCAGAAAACACTTCTGAAGCAATTTGGCAAGCAGCAAATGATAATGCTTGGTTAAAGCATCGTTTATTTTGGGATTTAATACTTAATTATAATGAAGAGAATCAAACGCTAGCTTCTTCTTTAATTAACAGCTTTAGTATTTTTATTCCTAAAACTAATTCAGAAAAAGTATCAGTACAAATTATTGATGTTTTATCTAAACCATTCCCTGCTCCCGAACTAGCTAAAATAAGCTGGCAAAATTTACTTACCCCACGACAACTTTTAAACAATTATCAACTTCCTGATAAAATTGATGCTGTCAAAGAGGCTTTCAACTATGTTGCTATCCAATTTACAAAAGCTAAAAATCCTAGCAAACAACAAATTGAATGGTTGTTGAATTGTTTAAAACAAATGTCTAGCGAACAAGAATTAAAAACAGTAGATTATTTACTTATTAATACTTCTCCAGAAATAACCCACTCTCACCCAGAATTAGCTACTTGGATATCTCAAAATTATGGTTCAGGTGTGATTAATTCCCGTTGGAATGAACTTTCTTCAACTGCCAAAAATGCTCTTAAAAAATGGATTGGTGCAGTTAATTATCGAGATTTTCAAAAATTAGTTGATGTTATCTTAAAAAAATTATATTTACAAGAATACGAAGCTAAGCGACTGAGAAATAGAAAAGAATTTTGGGCTAATTATAGCGATCGCTTTGAACGAATTCGGATTTTATTACCTCAATCTTCTGTTAAAGTTTTAGGAAATAATTTTGCCGATCAAGATATCAGTATTTTAGTTGAAGATGGTAGCAGTCCAACCGAAGTTTGTATTTTTGATTTTGGTGAATGGTTTATTGTAGAATTTTTTCGAGGTAATGGTAGCGAAACTCGTTTGTTTAAAAATGATTCTATTGTAGAAAAAAAACTTTTTCATTCTCATGAATTATCTGTCAAAAGATTGCGCTGCCTGGGTGGAGAAATTCACGATCACGAATTTATATGGCAATATTATTGTGAACAATGGTTAAGAAAAAATAATATTCGTCCAAATCAAGGTACACACTATTTTATTGGTTTACCTGATAGATATAGCAAGTATCATTCTCAAACAGGACTACCAGAACCTTCTTTTGAAAATAAGCAAAAACGAAGCTACAAATTAGAATATTGGCAAAGAGAAATTAATAGATTAGAACAAGAAGCTAAACGATTTTGCCAAGACAATCAAATTTTTCAATCAGTTTAA
- a CDS encoding OmpA family protein has translation MNNFPDYEIETESEEQDSGVYLSISDLMSSVLMIFVLLFITVQIQLQAKVNQVKQLEIQLQAEIDKTKKLEIQLQAEIDKAKQLEIQLKKYKKAVDELPIRILNALEGKIGGKGLFTVDPTTGDVSIGDRILFDEGSAELKPEGKKFLQQFIPTYSNIIFSDSMFDRQITRVVIEGHTSSKGSDKENMELSLRRALAVSDYILSNQFKFSTKERFKKKILASGRGEIDANQKIDHSSDRKVVFRFQFRRENFEQFLQSNNTNKK, from the coding sequence ATGAATAATTTCCCTGACTATGAAATAGAAACGGAATCAGAAGAACAGGATTCTGGAGTCTATCTATCTATTAGCGATTTAATGTCCAGTGTATTGATGATTTTTGTTCTTTTATTTATTACTGTACAAATTCAACTTCAAGCAAAAGTTAATCAAGTAAAGCAACTAGAAATACAACTTCAGGCAGAAATTGACAAAACAAAAAAATTAGAAATACAACTCCAAGCAGAAATTGACAAGGCAAAACAGTTAGAAATACAACTAAAAAAATATAAAAAAGCAGTTGATGAACTACCAATTAGAATTCTTAACGCTTTAGAAGGAAAAATAGGAGGAAAAGGTTTATTTACAGTCGATCCAACCACAGGAGATGTTAGTATAGGCGATCGCATTTTGTTTGATGAGGGAAGTGCTGAACTTAAACCAGAAGGTAAAAAGTTTCTTCAGCAATTTATCCCGACTTACAGCAACATCATTTTTTCTGATAGTATGTTTGATCGTCAAATTACTCGTGTGGTAATTGAAGGACATACCAGTTCCAAAGGTTCTGATAAAGAGAATATGGAATTAAGCTTGCGTAGAGCTTTAGCTGTTTCTGATTATATTTTGTCTAATCAATTCAAGTTTTCTACTAAAGAACGTTTCAAAAAGAAAATATTAGCATCTGGTCGTGGTGAAATTGATGCTAACCAAAAAATCGATCACTCAAGCGATCGCAAAGTTGTTTTTCGTTTTCAATTTCGCAGAGAAAATTTTGAACAATTTCTTCAGTCAAACAATACTAACAAAAAATAA
- a CDS encoding 2OG-Fe(II) oxygenase yields the protein MTIEIDAVKTETNLSNLDSINLNLFNKVSDRLKNESESFKQAYSQGKPYPHLVIDDLFDPEVLDRIVAEFPQAEQRLDWLIWDTEHELKTTSRGINGLSTFTQLLCLWLSSGEFINELQKIVGFDNLVGDPVFHGAGLHEMYQGGWLGMHADYTKHFTLPLIRRINLLIYLNRDWDPNWGGELVLGDHKNPENKVSYPPFFNRTVIFPTTIETMHGAPNKLSCPKDRSRKLLSIYYWTPVPMPLFTKFGTPLVWASDRKREIKNILKKWSGNSPS from the coding sequence ATGACCATTGAAATTGATGCAGTGAAGACAGAAACCAATCTGTCCAATTTAGATTCAATAAATCTAAACTTATTTAATAAGGTAAGCGATCGTCTCAAAAATGAATCTGAGTCTTTTAAACAAGCGTATTCTCAAGGAAAACCTTATCCTCATTTAGTGATTGATGATCTTTTTGATCCTGAAGTACTCGATCGAATCGTCGCTGAATTTCCCCAAGCTGAACAAAGACTAGATTGGCTAATTTGGGATACAGAACATGAATTAAAGACAACTTCACGGGGTATTAATGGTTTATCTACCTTCACCCAACTCTTATGTTTGTGGTTAAGTTCAGGCGAATTTATTAATGAATTACAAAAAATTGTTGGTTTTGACAACCTTGTCGGCGACCCCGTATTTCATGGTGCTGGTTTACACGAAATGTATCAAGGTGGCTGGTTAGGAATGCACGCCGACTATACCAAACACTTTACATTACCATTAATTCGTCGAATTAATCTGCTGATCTATTTGAACCGAGATTGGGATCCTAATTGGGGAGGTGAATTAGTTCTTGGAGACCACAAAAACCCAGAAAATAAAGTTAGTTATCCTCCCTTTTTTAACCGCACTGTGATTTTTCCGACAACGATAGAAACAATGCATGGCGCACCTAATAAGCTATCTTGTCCTAAAGATCGTAGTCGTAAATTGCTTTCAATCTACTATTGGACTCCTGTTCCTATGCCTTTATTTACTAAATTTGGTACACCGTTAGTATGGGCATCCGACCGAAAAAGGGAGATTAAAAACATCTTAAAAAAATGGAGCGGTAATAGTCCATCTTAA
- the hemB gene encoding porphobilinogen synthase, with protein sequence MFPINRPRRLRQNSQLRRMVQETVLTANDLIYPLFAVPGEAVAVEVKSMPGVYQLSVDKIVEEAKEVYDLGIPAIILFGIPENKDADATGAWHDCGIVQKAATAVKEAVPDLVVIADTCLCEYTSHGHCGYLEVGDLTGKVLNDPTLDLLKKTAVSQAKAGADIIAPSGMMDGFVQAIREGLDEAGFQDTPILSYAAKYASAYYGPFRDAAESSPQFGDRRTYQMDPANGKEALKEVQLDIAEGADMLMVKPALSYMDIIWRVKEITNLPVAAYNVSGEYSMVKAAALNGWIDEKKVTLETLTSFKRAGADLILTYHAKDAVRWLNES encoded by the coding sequence ATGTTTCCTATTAATCGCCCTCGCCGTTTACGTCAAAATTCTCAATTGCGCCGTATGGTGCAAGAAACAGTGCTTACTGCTAATGATTTAATTTATCCTCTCTTTGCCGTACCAGGGGAAGCAGTGGCAGTAGAAGTCAAATCTATGCCAGGAGTGTATCAACTGTCGGTAGATAAGATTGTGGAAGAAGCTAAAGAAGTTTACGATTTGGGAATTCCCGCGATTATTCTCTTTGGCATTCCTGAAAATAAAGATGCCGATGCTACTGGTGCGTGGCATGATTGTGGAATTGTTCAAAAAGCAGCAACTGCTGTTAAGGAAGCTGTACCAGATTTAGTAGTGATTGCTGATACTTGTTTGTGTGAATATACTTCTCATGGTCATTGTGGTTATTTAGAAGTAGGAGACTTAACGGGTAAAGTTTTAAACGATCCAACCCTAGATTTACTAAAAAAAACGGCTGTTTCTCAAGCTAAAGCAGGGGCAGATATCATTGCGCCTTCAGGTATGATGGATGGATTTGTTCAAGCGATTAGAGAAGGATTGGATGAAGCTGGTTTTCAAGACACTCCCATTCTTTCCTATGCAGCTAAATATGCTTCTGCTTATTATGGTCCTTTCCGTGATGCTGCTGAATCTTCTCCTCAATTTGGCGATCGCAGAACTTATCAGATGGATCCTGCCAATGGCAAAGAAGCTCTCAAAGAAGTTCAATTAGATATTGCTGAAGGGGCGGATATGCTAATGGTAAAACCTGCCTTATCTTACATGGATATTATTTGGCGAGTCAAAGAAATCACTAATTTACCTGTAGCTGCTTATAATGTTTCTGGTGAATATTCAATGGTTAAAGCTGCTGCACTCAATGGTTGGATTGATGAGAAAAAAGTAACTTTAGAGACTTTAACAAGTTTTAAACGTGCAGGGGCAGATTTGATTTTGACTTATCATGCCAAAGATGCGGTGCGTTGGCTGAATGAATCGTAA
- a CDS encoding Tic22 family protein — protein sequence MINSLFLRSVTLGLIGTSLIGLGLGQNLKAWALPTEQIVEKLNPVPVFTVADEQGAPLVASGEDNAKVAGVFISQADANNFISRLQTQNPDLASKVKVVPVSLGEVYKLDQANQAQTNSLNFTYVPTQTEVESAKTILSQDGKQYQGGVPLFVAKGGQDDGYLTIERDSEQVIPFFFEKQQLESVIEKFKQQKPELADTVDIEVVLLEGVIDTLQNSNDAMLSKIVLVPTAESIKFIQENVPAQEGQTETQPAQ from the coding sequence ATGATTAACTCTTTATTTCTGCGCAGTGTCACTTTAGGCTTAATCGGAACAAGTTTAATTGGTTTAGGTTTAGGTCAAAATTTGAAAGCTTGGGCTTTACCTACTGAGCAAATCGTTGAAAAACTTAACCCAGTTCCAGTTTTTACCGTGGCTGATGAACAAGGAGCTCCTTTAGTTGCTTCTGGAGAAGATAACGCTAAAGTAGCAGGCGTATTTATTAGCCAAGCAGATGCTAATAATTTTATTAGTCGTTTACAAACACAAAATCCCGATCTTGCTAGTAAAGTTAAGGTAGTACCTGTCTCTTTAGGAGAAGTATATAAGTTAGACCAGGCAAATCAAGCCCAAACTAACAGTCTGAATTTTACTTATGTTCCTACTCAAACAGAAGTAGAGTCAGCTAAAACTATTTTGAGCCAAGATGGCAAACAATATCAAGGTGGAGTACCTTTGTTTGTTGCTAAAGGTGGACAAGATGATGGTTATTTAACGATTGAAAGAGACTCTGAGCAAGTAATTCCTTTCTTTTTTGAGAAACAACAGCTAGAAAGTGTTATTGAAAAATTTAAACAACAAAAACCAGAATTAGCAGATACTGTCGATATCGAAGTTGTTTTATTAGAAGGGGTAATTGATACTCTACAAAACAGTAATGATGCCATGTTGAGCAAAATTGTGCTAGTGCCTACTGCTGAATCGATCAAATTTATTCAAGAAAATGTACCTGCTCAAGAGGGACAAACCGAAACTCAGCCAGCACAGTAA